The Sorghum bicolor cultivar BTx623 chromosome 6, Sorghum_bicolor_NCBIv3, whole genome shotgun sequence genome contains the following window.
TCTCTATTGGCTTACAAAGCTACCATACGTGGAATCAGCAAAGTTCAGGTAGGTGGCCCAGAGCTCGTCCTTTGTCTAGCTTGTCTTTTTTCTCGTTACAGATGATATAGTTGTAGCTTCAACTTCAATATAGTTGATGCATGTttaattttaagtttatgattaTTATAAGTACTTGCAGAATGCTTGATGATCAAGCAGATAGACCTACCTCACCACTTGCTCTTTTCATAAGTTTTGGCTTGACGGGGGAAGATACACTATAAATTAGTGGTGACTGCTAGTGTAGGTGTTTACCCAACTAAAGTCCACACCACTCAAACCAGATGAGGATAGCTGGCTTAGTAGGATAAAGATCTTCCTTTTATGCAGTGCTCAACTGCACGCACTTCTTGCACCAATACATGGGAATATCAGATGTTTACTTTTCTTTACTATTGAACTGAGATAACTAGGTTAAATTTTTGCATGCATTTTTAGTAATTATGATCAGGCTAGAAATTTGTGCTGAATCGGTGCCTATACAGGTGAATGAATCACGTTTAGCTGAAGACTTGGAGcaaacttgggaggtccttgctGAGCCAATACAGACAGTAAGCCATCTGATTTTTCATTTTCTGTCCATTTCCCCTTAATTCTGTTCTGGTTGCTGCCACAAAGTGCTTGTTGTGTGCACATCAGGCATGTATCATGTTACTGTAATACTGTTATTACTCTTTGTAGGTGATGCGAAGATATGGAATACCTGAACCTTATGAGAAGCTGAAGGAACTGACGAGAGGTCAAGCTGTGACCAAGGACAGCATGCAGCAATTCATTGATGGTCTAGACATACCAGAGGAGGTTCGATCAAAGCTTTCGAAGCTAACCCCCCATTCTTATACTGGGCTAGCGGAGGATTTGGCCAGAGACATCGAGAAGTGGGTTGATCTGGAATCTGGATTTCAAATCAAGTGAGCTTCCATTTAAAAATGGATAATCCTCCCCACTTTTTTCCTCTTTGACAATGACAAAAAAAATAACAGACGGGAGCCCTAGAAAACGAAAATTTTAATGGGTTGTGGCCTCTGAATTGTCGACCAAGATAATTTACGTGGTTCTCATTTATGATAATTTTTGGCACATGTAAAATGCGCCTCAAGGAACTTATGCTAGCTGTATCTTGGTGAAAAATTATCGAGCTAAAAAAGTTGCTTGCTCGATTTCTTATAAGTACGGAGTTGTTTTGCAACGCCTGGTGCGGTAAGCTAAAATGCTTATATTATGCTATTTCTTTTTAGTTACTGCATACAATACTTTCTGTTCGGTTGCTTTGTTGAGGGTCTTGTCTTGTGGGATGTAAAGCCTCCATTCAGCACGTCATATACAAATAAAGGTTACCTATTCTACGTACCGGCTAAAACTGCAATCACGTTGGGCTCAAAATGACTTGTAGAATAGAAAGTCGAAACGAAGATGGAAGGAGGGAGAGCTAGCGAGAATAAATAAGAATGGCAGTGTGTGCACCCATAAAAGACGGAGTGGCAGGTAATCTGGCAGGTGAGATTTTAATTTTAATTAGACAGTCACACACACAGACACTCGACGCACTGCAGTGATATTTTCGATTTTTGGAATGATGCTAAAGCGACTTTGGTTATCGGAAGCACTGAATGATGCAAAAGCAGACTTGGGTCATCGTTGGATGCTCACATTGGTTCCACACGCATTGATTCATATACAAAGCAATTGGTTCCATACGCATTGATTCGTACGAAAAGCAAATAATGCTCGATAGCGACGGAAAAGGAGGTTTACGAACTTTACCAGCCAGGCAGCCGGGTAGGGCAGCCACCCGTTCGGAATTGACACCAGAGGTTGTGCAGTTGTGCCCCTGAAACGGTGTTTCATCGTTATCCGGGTCCTTATCCGGAGCTAACCAGCTCccgatagttttttttttctgcaacGGCACGGAAGACGGCGGGGGTGAATCCTTCCGGTTTTTTGCTGCTTCAGATTCGCAAAAAATAGATGGAGCATGATTGATGCTAGCAGGCAGCTGACATTGTTGCTTTGCTAATGCTGTTACTACTAAGGCCAGTATCAGTGGAAGTTTTATGTGAGTTTCGTTTGTATTAAATTAGTTGTCACATAGGTTTTTTTTATGACATGGCGGTGTATTTAAGAAAAGAGAAACTCTCTTAGCACGATTATCAACCCTCTATGAGGTTTGTAATTAAATGTCTATGAAACTATGAAATGAAACTCTACATTGAAAGTGGGTGTTTTATTCAAGTTTTATTCCATTTCACATGACATGGCAGTCTTGGAAACGACGTCATGAAAAccccccactgagactggcctaacgcGAGTCTGTTTGCTGGTCCGAAAAGCTAGcctgttcgtttgagcttatcggCCGAATCTGCTAGCCATTTAGCagcgtttttctctcacaacaaatcagccaacaatactTTCTTTCATGGCTTATCAACCAAACGAATAAGGCGCTGAAAGTATTCATTGATAGTATTGTTCACTGATTTTGTCGGGTACCGTAAGCCAGGGTACCCTAACTAATAACATAAAAAGCCAGAAGCTGCTTTTTCAAGACAAAGGTCAAGGTCCAAAACTCCTAAAAGGCACTCCCAGGTTAGGCTGAAATCGCTCTTTTTCAGCCCAGGACAGGCCTCGAGCAACAGGGACTCCTCCTTGACTCACCCGAGGCTAAGACCAAGCCTCGGGCGATTTCACCACCTCGCCCGAGACCCGGCTCACATCCTCTGTTCCCACACTTCCTGCCCATGGTGATCGAACCGCGGATGGGACGTGAGGCATGCTCCCACCCATGCCACGACAAGGAATGGCGCTCGCTGTGCTACCTGCTCTCGTCGCTTCGACACCTGACTCCTATCACTGTGCATACGAATTGAGTCAGGAAGAATAAGCAACGTTAGATCCCGAACGCTGTCACAACGGGGCCCGCCAACATTTCTCTACACAGGTTAGGGGGAGAGGCCTTGGGGACTAGCCTCGGCATGGCAAGAATAGAGCTCGAGATAGCGACAACAGGGCCAGGCGTCATATCTACAACGTCAAGGATGGCTCGACACGATCAATGGAAGCAACCACCCCACGATCACAATCACAGAATCACTACAGCTCTAGGGATGAAGCACCTCACTGTTACCGCGCGAACACCATGCCTCGGCCCGTGCTCTGGGTCGGGTCCGTAGCATCACTGCACCAACACATGTACTCCTTCCCTCCTcttgaactataaaaggggggaAGGGCCTCATCTGAGGGGGGTTCACTCACACAACACATCCATACAATCACGCTCTAAGACGAGACTTGGGACATATTCCCTCTCTCATGACTCGCTTGTAACTCCTACAACGAGCATCCTGGTGCAGGACAATACAAGCTCTTTCCTCATACTGGACATAGGGCATACTTAGTCTGAATCAGTATAAATCCTTGTGTTCTTTCTGTATCACCATCCGGGTTTGAGGGGCACGCAGACTCATATTACTCGTTAGTGCCTGGACCACGAGTCCAGACACCgataaatttattatgagagaaaaacattgctaaCTAGTAGAAAAAGTACGACTTACAAGCAAACAGAGCCTCACCCATTGATTTTGGTAGAaattaagttatacatgatcgaacgagtatgaaattttcactatagttcaagcatacaataattagattaccataaaatttttatcacAATTAAACTATAAAAACTGCAGCTATTAATTAGTTATAAAAAACTACAACAAAAAATATGTATGTATAGACCTACTCATGTGAACTCTAataaaattatatatttttttgtaatttttctatgatttactatattttttcgagatttagccaaaataaataaaaatataaaaatataaaactcTCTTTGAAAACTGTTTATAACCAGAGATAAAACGAATGGTTTTAAAAAATCAGGAAATAGTTTATCTGGAtctacaatttttttttagaaaaaaatcaaACTTTAGCCAGGAGGTATCCAAACATGGCCCAAATGTCGATCCGATCCGACCAACCTGCGTCCAGGCCCAAATATGTCTGACCCATTTCAATGACATGTTGACCCCACAGTGCCAGCTCGGCATCACGTTCTCCCCCACCCCCAGCGAGGGCACGTTCATGCATTCCCCGAAATAGACAAACTCTCCCATCCCCTCCGCGCCGCTGCACGCCCACCCATAGCCTATAGCCGGTAGATACTTTCATCAAACATAGCACACAGGATCGCGCCGCCCGCGTGATAAGGAGCCGACGAATCCACCTACCTACCCGCATTCGTGCGCCAGCGCCACCCCGTGCCATCGCCGCTGCGTCCGCGAGCCACACCGCCATTCGTGAGGGAGGGAGGGGAGCAATGGGCGCGGGGATGGAGGCGGAGGAAGGGGTGATGGCGACGGACTTCTTCTGGTCGTACACGGACGAGCCGCACGCGTCGCGCCGCCGGGAGATCCTGTCCAAGTACCCGCAGATCAAGGAGCTCTTCGGCCCGGATCCGTGGGCCTTCCTCAAGGTGCCGTGATCTGCTTCCTTTACGCTCTGCTCTTTGCGTCTGCTTTCTGTCATGTGTGTCCAATGGGGAATCGAGGATCGAGGATTGAGCTCGTCAGAAAGTATATGATTCACGCTGTTTCCAGTTACGACGTTTGGCGTTTGCTGAGCAGATGCAATTATGATTCACGCTGTTCCCTTTTTACGACGTTTGGCGTTTGCTGAACTGAACAGATGCAAGTCGTTCTGGATCCATTAGATCTTAGTTACTACACATATCTGAATTCAGAGTCGGTTTGCTGTTTGTTACGGTTTTTAGTTTGGCATTGTGCAGGTTATGGTGCTTACGTTGCTATTGCTAGAGATATTATTTGGAACCACTACTATGCCAAAGTGATTGCAGAtatgcttttctttttttttttgtcaggaAGATTGCAGCCACACTTCATTGGAAtttccctttttcttcttttactTGCTTGTATTGTAATTTTGTTTGTCTTGTCTTCAACTAACTGGTTAGTATTCCTTATGTCACTGCAAATTTGATGTGCCTGCAAAACTGCTAACTGTTAAGATTGGGTTTTATGGTGCAAACAAGATGAATTAGTAACCAAAGAATATGGTCAAATCAGGTGCTTCCTCCTTTGAATTGTTTCCCATAATGAGCCTTATGGCATATGGCTAGGTGGCATAAGCTGCCAACTTTATTGTGCCCTCCTGAACCTTTCTTGTTGGCCCTGAATCAGTTCCAGCTGTAACTCTAAGCTTGAAAGGGTGCCTGAAATGGCAGTTGCTTCTTCTTATTGGCTACCGGCATTTCCTTTCAAGATATGCATTAAACCTTTCTGGTTGTTTCAAGATTATAACTTTAGGAGCGATTAGGAATTGATAAAGATTCATTCTCCTAAGCCCTAACCAGTTACTGCTACTTCCTTGAACGGTAGGCAAATCCCAGCAACTTTGGCCACGACAGATCTTGCTTCTGATCCTACTGCACCCTCAGTTTCATATGAAAAATTTGGGACAGGAATTTCAAATCAATCACAATATGCAAACATACCTTTTGTACCCTCTATCATGGTGAGATTATGGGAAGAACTATAAGAATTAAGAACTGCATGAAGAAAAAATGTTCTTTATTTTCCTATTGAGATCATTAATGAGGAATGTAAATCAACTAAATCTTtaaggacactcacaatgcagactctatcatagagtctaaagttatttattacctcgaacaatgtggacttggagtctaaataagacttagagtcttattttttctacctctttcttcaataaatatgctgccacatcatcaaaataccataaataatatgtaattaagtgtcttggactctgtgatagagtcttgcattgtgagtgccctaatgcgAATATATGTGAGAACATTATCAAAAGATGAATTATCTGAAGTCTTGAATACGGCATGAACCTGTAAGCACATTAACACATCCTTACTAAAGTGCTATGCCCCGCACCATTTTCTGTGCAATCATTTGAATCAGAGTATCTTGTTGTCAGTCCTTGCTGAATTTTGGCTTCATGTGCAAAGGTGGTGTCATATCCCTTTCACCACCAACTTTGGCTAGGCAAGCTGGCAAGGCACATCTCATACCCTTGTAAGAAAAAATCGTATGGGCTTCTGCCATCCTGTCCATAAGCTGAATTTTCTTTTTGGAGCAATAAGTTGTACTCCTAGTTGCATTGGTATGTTCTGTTGTATTTGCTGAAGTTGTCTGTGCATACCTGTATGACATGGTCGGTATGGTCTGAATTCCCAATTTACGCATAGAAACTTCTTCTGCCAATTTCATTATTAAGATATTACGGGCATAAACCATCACTTATCATATCAAGTTTTAGTTGCGACATGCTTTAACGGTTATTTCAACTGTTTTTTGCAGATTGCTTTGGTTGTGTCGCTTCAGCTATGGACTGCTACATTCCTCCACGATGCTAGCTGGGTGAAGCTACTGACGGTGGCCTACTTCTTCGGCTCCTTTCTAAACCACAACCTGTTCCTCGCCATCCATGAGCTGAGCCACAACCTCGCCTTCACAACCCCATCCCTCAATCGCTGGCTGGGCATCTTTGCAAACCTCCCCATCGGCGTCCCCATGTCTGTCACGTTCCAAAAGTACCACCTGGAGCACCACCGATTCCAGGGCGTGGACGGCATCGACATGGACATCCCCAGCCAAGCAGAGGCGCACGCCGTGAGGAACGCCATCAGCAAGTCCGTGTGGGTGGTGCTCCAGCTCTTCTTCTACGCGCTGCGCCCGCTCTTCCTGAAGCCGAAGCCCCCGGGCCTGTGGGAGTTCACCAACCTTGCGGTCCAGGTCGGCCTCGACGCCAGCCTCGTCTGCCTATGCGGCTGGAGGTCCCTGGCATACCTGATCCTCTCCACGTTCGTTGGCGGCGGCTTGCACCCCATGGCGGGCCACTTCATCTCGGAGCACTACCTGTTCAGCCCGGAGCAGGAGACGTACTCGTACTACGGGCCCCTGAACCTGATGGCGTGGCACGTCGGGTACCACAACGAGCACCACGACTTCCCCAGGATCCCAGGCACCAGGCTGCACAGGGTGAAGGAGATCGCGCCGGAGTACTACGACAACCTCAAGTCGTACAGGTCCTGGAGCCAGGTCATATACATGTACATCATGGACCAGACGGTCGGCCCTTTCAGCCGGATCAAGAGGAAGGCGCCCA
Protein-coding sequences here:
- the LOC8082875 gene encoding sphingolipid delta(4)-desaturase DES1-like, with amino-acid sequence MGAGMEAEEGVMATDFFWSYTDEPHASRRREILSKYPQIKELFGPDPWAFLKIALVVSLQLWTATFLHDASWVKLLTVAYFFGSFLNHNLFLAIHELSHNLAFTTPSLNRWLGIFANLPIGVPMSVTFQKYHLEHHRFQGVDGIDMDIPSQAEAHAVRNAISKSVWVVLQLFFYALRPLFLKPKPPGLWEFTNLAVQVGLDASLVCLCGWRSLAYLILSTFVGGGLHPMAGHFISEHYLFSPEQETYSYYGPLNLMAWHVGYHNEHHDFPRIPGTRLHRVKEIAPEYYDNLKSYRSWSQVIYMYIMDQTVGPFSRIKRKAPKKDS